The following coding sequences are from one Musa acuminata AAA Group cultivar baxijiao chromosome BXJ1-6, Cavendish_Baxijiao_AAA, whole genome shotgun sequence window:
- the LOC103988811 gene encoding large ribosomal subunit protein eL43 isoform X2, translating to MTKRTKKAGIVGKYGTRYGASLRKQIKKMEVSQHAKYFCEFCGKYAVKRKAVGIWGCKDCGKVKAGGAYTLNTASAVTVRSTIRRLREQTES from the exons ATG ACGAAGCGCACCAAGAAGGCTGGAATTGTTGGAAAATATG GTACCAGATATGGTGCCAGTTTGCGCAAGCAAATTAAGAAAATGGAAGTTTCGCAGCATGCAAAGTATTTCTGTGAATTCTGTGGAAAG TATGCTGTGAAAAGAAAAGCAGTTGGGATTTGGGGATGCAAGGATTGTGGGAAGGTGAAGGCGGGTGGTGCTTATACCTTGAA CACTGCCAGTGCTGTTACCGTGAGGAGCACCATTCGCCGGTTGAGGGAGCAGACCGAAAGTTGA
- the LOC103988811 gene encoding large ribosomal subunit protein eL43 isoform X1, whose amino-acid sequence MQTKRTKKAGIVGKYGTRYGASLRKQIKKMEVSQHAKYFCEFCGKYAVKRKAVGIWGCKDCGKVKAGGAYTLNTASAVTVRSTIRRLREQTES is encoded by the exons ATGCAGACGAAGCGCACCAAGAAGGCTGGAATTGTTGGAAAATATG GTACCAGATATGGTGCCAGTTTGCGCAAGCAAATTAAGAAAATGGAAGTTTCGCAGCATGCAAAGTATTTCTGTGAATTCTGTGGAAAG TATGCTGTGAAAAGAAAAGCAGTTGGGATTTGGGGATGCAAGGATTGTGGGAAGGTGAAGGCGGGTGGTGCTTATACCTTGAA CACTGCCAGTGCTGTTACCGTGAGGAGCACCATTCGCCGGTTGAGGGAGCAGACCGAAAGTTGA
- the LOC135676684 gene encoding sugar transport protein 14-like — protein sequence MAGGFVGGELGRRAELYEGRITGYFILACVVGSLGGSLFGYDLGVSGGVTSMDDFLKEFFPRVYRRKQAHLHETDYCKYDNQVLTLFTSALYFAALVSTFGASPVTRKYGRRISIMCGSVSFFLGGAINAGAVNIFMLIVGRILLGIGIGFGNQAVPLYLSEIAPPKIRGAVNQLFQLTTCLGILVADIINYFTEKLHPWGWRLSLGLATVPATLMFVGGVFLPETPNSLVEQGKLDEARLILEKVRGTKQVDAEFEDLKEASQAARAVKHPFRNLLEPRNRPQLVIGALGIPAFQQLSGMNSILFYSPVIFQSLGMGSGASLYSSIITSSMLVIGALVSMSVVDRMGRRFLFIEAGIQMITSMVIVAIILALKFGHGVMLPKGLAVILVIAICAFVVAYGWSWGPLGWLVPSEIFPLETRSAGQSVVVCVNMFFTAAIAQCFLAMLCHMRWGVFILFAGLIVIMSSFVILLLPETKQVPIEEMSRLWEKHWFWKSIVARNPA from the exons ATGGCTGGGGGCTTTGTTGGTGGTGAGTTGGGCAGGAGAGCAGAGCTGTACGAGGGTAGGATCACCGGCTACTTCATATTGGCATGCGTCGTGGGATCCCTCGGAGGATCCCTCTTTGGTTACGATCTCGGCGTATCCG GTGGAGTGACTTCCATGGACGACTTCTTGAAGGAGTTCTTCCCCCGTGTCTACCGGAGAAAGCAAGCACATCTTCATGAAACCGACTACTGTAAATACGACAATCAAGTGTTGACTCTCTTCACGTCCGCCCTCTACTTCGCGGCACTCGTCTCCACTTTTGGAGCCTCGCCGGTGACCAGGAAATACGGAAGAAGGATCAGCATCATGTGTGGTTCGGTCAGCTTCTTCCTCGGCGGAGCTATCAATGCAGGAGCAGTCAACATCTTCATGCTAATCGTCGGCCGAATATTACTTGGAATTGGCATCGGATTTGGAAATCAG GCTGTTCCCCTCTATCTTTCGGAGATAGCGCCACCGAAGATCCGAGGGGCGGTCAACCAATTGTTCCAGCTGACCACCTGCTTGGGTATATTGGTCGCTGACATTATCAACTACTTCACAGAAAAGCTTCACCCATGGGGATGGAGACTCTCCCTTGGCCTCGCCACGGTGCCGGCGACGCTGATGTTTGTGGGCGGTGTCTTCCTTCCCGAAACCCCCAACAGCCTCGTCGAACAAGGCAAGCTAGACGAAGCAAGATTAATACTGGAAAAAGTAAGGGGGACCAAGCAGGTGGATGCAGAGTTTGAGGACCTAAAGGAGGCCAGCCAAGCAGCGCGAGCGGTGAAGCATCCCTTCAGGAACCTCCTCGAGCCAAGAAATCGTCCCCAGCTCGTTATAGGAGCTCTTGGCATTCCTGCGTTCCAGCAGCTATCCGGAATGAACTCGATTCTATTCTATTCTCCCGTGATCTTTCAGAGCCTGGGCATGGGCTCCGGGGCTTCTCTCTATTCGTCCATCATAACGAGCTCTATGCTTGTGATCGGGGCACTCGTCTCCATGTCGGTCGTCGATAGGATGGGAAGGAGATTCTTGTTCATCGAAGCTGGCATTCAGATGATAACCTCCATG GTAATCGTCGCTATAATTCTTGCACTAAAATTCGGTCATGGGGTGATGCTCCCCAAAGGATTGGCTGTGATCCTGGTGATCGCAATCTGTGCCTTCGTGGTGGCCTACGGATGGTCCTGGGGACCTCTTGGTTGGCTGGTTCCGAGCGAGATCTTCCCTCTGGAGACGAGATCGGCAGGTCAAAGCGTTGTGGTGTGCGTCAACATGTTCTTCACCGCCGCGATCGCTCAGTGCTTCCTTGCCATGCTTTGCCATATGAGGTGGGGTGTCTTCATCCTCTTTGCTGGCTTGATTGTGATCATGTCCTCGTTCGTCATCTTGCTTCTACCCGAAACCAAGCAAGTTCCGATCGAAGAGATGTCACGGCTTTGGGAGAAGCATTGGTTCTGGAAGAGCATCGTCGCCAGAAATCCTGCCTGA